Proteins encoded together in one Benincasa hispida cultivar B227 chromosome 1, ASM972705v1, whole genome shotgun sequence window:
- the LOC120088106 gene encoding protein LITTLE ZIPPER 1-like, whose translation MCDSSRLILTPSYLACRHRRRPVRVYRLLRRMKFAKEEVEREMEIKNLKLYMENQSIIEENERLRKKAFLLHKENQVLLSRLQNFSNHKPSQPSSDLSDCGREIKQNHL comes from the exons ATGTGCGATTCTTCGCGATTGATCCTTACTCCTTCCTATTTAGCTTGCCGCCATCGCCGCCGCCCCGTTCGAGTTTACAGGCTCTTGAG GAGGATGAAATTCGCCAAGGAAGAGGTTGAGAGAGAAATGGAGATTAAGAATTTGAAACTGTACATGGAGAATCAAAGCATTATTGAAGAGAACGAGAGATTGAGAAAGAAAGCGTTTCTTCTTCATAAAGAGAATCAGGTTTTGTTATCTCGACTCCAGAATTTCTCCAATCATAAACCATCGCAGcctagctccgatttgagtgactGCGGAAgggaaattaaacaaaatcatCTGTAA
- the LOC120086371 gene encoding 4-hydroxy-tetrahydrodipicolinate synthase, chloroplastic-like — protein MASVKGYAACWREHALQFPRPSCNDSYKRHCTKRAAGWRSPQAAILPNLHLPMRSLEVKNRTSADDIKSLRLVTAIKTPYLPDGRFDLEAYDALVNRQIENGADGVIVGGTTGEGQLMSWDEHIMLIGHTVNCFGGSIKVIGNTGSNSTREAIHASEQGFAVGMHAALHINPYYGKTSIEGMISHFNCVLSMGPTIIYNVPPRTGQDIPPQVIQTVAQSANLAGVKECVGNDRVKQYTDEGIVVWSGNDDQCHDARWNHGATGVISVTSNLVPGLMRELMFEGKNPSLNAKLLPLMDWLFFEPNPIGLNTALAQLGVVRPVFRLPYVPLPKAKREEFVNLVKQIGREHFVGIKDVQVLDDDDFILVSRY, from the exons ATGGCCAGTGTTAAAGGCTATGCGGCGTGCTGGCGGGAACATGCTCTTCAGTTTCCGCGTCCCAGTTGTAACGACAGCTACAAGAG ACACTGTACCAAGAGGGCTGCCGGATGGAGATCTCCACAGGCTGCCATCCTACCCAATTTACATCTCCCAATGCGGAGTTTGGAAGTCAAGAACAG GACATCAGCAGATGATATCAAGTCTCTCAGACTTGTAACTGCCATTAAAACACCTTATCTTCCCGATGGTAGATTTGATCTTGAAGCATATGATGCCTTGGTGAATCGGCAGATTGAAAATGGAGCTGATGGTGTGATCGTAGGTGGCACGACTGGTGAAGGTCAGTTGATGAGCTGGGATGAGCACATAATGCTTATTGGTCACACTGTCAACTGTTTTGGTGGATCAATCAAGGTTATAGGCAACACTGGAAGTAACTCTACAAGAGAAGCAATTCATGCTTCGGAGCAGGGATTTGCTGTTGGAATGCACGCTGCCCTTCATATAAATCCTTATTATGGAAAAACCTCCATTGAGGGAATGATCTCGCACTTCAATTGTGTGCTTTCTATGGGCCCCACTATTATATACAACGTACCACCACGAACTGGCCAAGATATTCCCCCACAAGTCATTCAAACTGTTGCTCAAAGTGCCAATCTTGCAGGTGTGAAGGAATGTGTTGGAAACGATCGCGTCAAGCAGTATACCGACGAAGGAATTGTGGTCTGGAGTGGAAACGACGATCAATGTCACGATGCTAGGTGGAATCATGGAGCAACTGGAGTTATTTCTGTTACTAGCAACTTGGTGCCTGGTTTAATGAGAGAGCTCATGTTTGAAGGGAAGAACCCTTCCCTAAATGCAAAGCTGTTGCCTTTGATGGACTGGCTGTtctttgaacccaacccaattggCTTGAATACAGCTCTCGCTCAACTCGGAGTCGTGAGACCTGTGTTTAGGCTACCATATGTACCTCTTCCAAAAGCAAAGAGAGAGGAGTTTGTGAACTTGGTCAAGCAAATTGGGCGCGAGCATTTTGTCGGCATAAAAGATGTACAAGTTCTTGATGATGATGATTTCATTTTGGTTAGTCGGTATTAG